The following coding sequences lie in one Metallumcola ferriviriculae genomic window:
- a CDS encoding HAD family hydrolase, whose translation MSKAILFDLDGTLLPLNTEEFLKKYFGTVAPYFRDVAAPAEFLKYLLTATEKMLQNDGTVSNEELFMQQFLPAIKQEREVMAPLFETFYRDEFPQLKQYAGYTEQAAEVVQLAVDKGYKIVLATNPVFPEAAIRHRMEWAGVGHFPWALVTAYENTCTCKPNPRYYQEISDKIKVRPAQCLMIGNDVQEDIVSKSLGMTTFLVTKNLIDRGDPTYEPDGRGDLTELKDFLSKF comes from the coding sequence ATGTCTAAAGCTATTTTATTCGATTTAGACGGCACGCTGCTGCCGTTAAATACTGAAGAATTTCTCAAAAAGTATTTTGGCACCGTTGCCCCCTACTTTCGTGATGTTGCCGCGCCTGCTGAATTTCTCAAATACCTGCTGACGGCGACGGAAAAGATGCTGCAAAATGATGGTACCGTTTCCAACGAGGAGCTGTTCATGCAGCAGTTTCTCCCTGCTATTAAACAGGAAAGAGAAGTGATGGCACCACTCTTTGAAACTTTTTATCGGGACGAATTTCCCCAGCTAAAACAGTATGCAGGGTATACTGAACAAGCAGCCGAAGTGGTACAACTAGCAGTGGATAAGGGATATAAGATAGTATTAGCCACAAACCCGGTATTTCCTGAAGCCGCCATCCGTCATCGGATGGAGTGGGCAGGGGTGGGGCACTTCCCATGGGCTTTGGTAACCGCATATGAAAATACCTGCACCTGTAAACCAAATCCCCGTTATTACCAAGAAATTTCTGATAAGATCAAAGTCAGGCCAGCGCAATGCTTGATGATCGGTAATGATGTGCAAGAGGATATAGTCTCTAAATCCTTAGGAATGACAACTTTCCTGGTTACAAAGAATTTAATTGATCGTGGTGACCCTACATATGAACCAGATGGGCGAGGAGATTTAACGGAACTAAAAGATTTCCTTAGCAAATTTTAA
- the mug gene encoding G/U mismatch-specific DNA glycosylase → MKPIPDHLSHTLNVLFVGFSPSIRSGETGHHYANPHNRFWAILYRAGLTPHKFRPEEDQKLLDLGYGLTNIVSRPTRGAADINKEEYRRGKKVLMEKIKYYNPKVVCFVGKGVYQQYSGQRQTAWGIQTQPVVPETIDFVAPSSSGLVRIKLDEVVEIYRQLPDLIDTP, encoded by the coding sequence TTGAAGCCCATTCCAGATCATCTATCTCACACACTCAATGTGTTATTTGTCGGTTTCAGCCCCAGCATCCGCTCAGGGGAAACCGGGCACCACTATGCCAATCCTCATAATAGGTTTTGGGCCATCCTTTACCGGGCAGGCTTAACGCCACATAAATTCCGGCCTGAAGAAGACCAGAAACTGCTTGATTTAGGCTATGGGCTTACTAACATTGTATCTCGGCCCACCCGAGGCGCTGCAGATATTAACAAAGAGGAATATCGCCGCGGCAAAAAGGTACTAATGGAAAAAATCAAATATTACAACCCCAAGGTTGTTTGTTTCGTGGGCAAAGGGGTTTACCAGCAGTATAGCGGACAAAGGCAAACAGCATGGGGCATTCAAACCCAGCCCGTGGTACCCGAAACCATCGATTTTGTCGCCCCTTCGTCAAGTGGTTTAGTACGCATCAAGCTAGACGAAGTGGTGGAAATATATCGTCAATTACCGGATCTGATTGATACCCCCTAA
- a CDS encoding bifunctional GNAT family N-acetyltransferase/carbon-nitrogen hydrolase family protein yields the protein MPKIDLSKFERKITMRNIRFEDINDIIELAKVCFPTMEPWEKGHLESQLETFPEGQFCVEYDGKIIGSCSSLIIEFDEYDDKHTFDEICDDGYITNHDPQGKNLYGIEVMVHPDYRRMKIGRRLYEARKRLAQKLNLESIIIGGRIPNYHNYAEEMRPKEYVEQVTQHNIYDPVLTFQLMNGFTVKRINSGYLTDDIASLEYATLMEWNNTDYMPAQKRPRRHYIRSVPVRITVIQYMLKKIDCFEDFAQQCEYYVNVSSNYKADFAVFPEIFTIQLLSFLEETIPSQQVKRLAEFTEPFIKLFSSLAVNYNINIIGGSHFAEVDGSIYNVSYLFRRDGSIDRQTKLHITPNEKKWWGIQNGDEIKVFDTDCGKIAILICYDIEFPELSRIVTDRGANIIFTPFCTDDRQGYLRVRYSAQARAVENQIYTVISGTVGNLTHVENMDVQFAQSAIFTPSDLAFPPDGIAGECSINTETVIVGEVDLETLRRSRRNGTVTQLKDRRKDLYRIKVID from the coding sequence ATGCCAAAGATAGACCTCTCGAAATTCGAGCGAAAAATCACAATGCGAAATATTAGGTTTGAAGACATCAATGACATTATTGAACTTGCCAAAGTCTGCTTTCCCACCATGGAACCCTGGGAAAAAGGCCACCTTGAAAGCCAATTAGAGACTTTTCCCGAAGGTCAATTTTGCGTAGAGTATGACGGCAAAATCATCGGCTCCTGCTCCTCATTAATTATAGAATTTGATGAATACGATGATAAACACACTTTTGACGAAATCTGTGATGATGGCTATATTACAAATCATGACCCACAGGGCAAGAACTTATATGGCATTGAAGTAATGGTTCACCCTGACTACCGCCGCATGAAAATCGGCCGCCGGCTTTATGAAGCAAGAAAACGGCTGGCACAAAAACTAAACTTAGAAAGTATCATCATCGGCGGACGCATACCTAATTACCACAATTATGCTGAAGAAATGCGCCCAAAAGAATATGTTGAACAAGTCACCCAACACAACATCTATGACCCGGTACTCACCTTTCAACTTATGAATGGCTTTACAGTGAAGCGGATTAATTCCGGATACCTAACTGATGATATTGCATCGTTAGAATATGCTACGTTAATGGAATGGAACAATACAGATTATATGCCCGCGCAAAAGAGGCCTCGCCGCCATTATATCAGGTCTGTCCCAGTACGCATCACCGTTATTCAGTATATGCTTAAAAAAATTGATTGTTTTGAGGATTTTGCCCAGCAGTGTGAATACTATGTCAACGTCAGCTCGAACTATAAAGCTGATTTTGCGGTGTTTCCCGAGATATTTACTATCCAGTTGTTATCTTTCTTAGAGGAAACCATCCCCAGCCAGCAGGTAAAAAGGCTGGCAGAGTTCACCGAACCGTTTATTAAACTGTTTTCTTCATTGGCAGTAAACTATAATATAAACATCATCGGCGGGTCACACTTTGCCGAGGTGGATGGTTCCATTTATAACGTATCATACCTCTTTCGCCGGGACGGGAGCATTGACCGGCAGACAAAGCTGCACATTACACCTAATGAGAAAAAATGGTGGGGTATCCAAAACGGTGATGAAATCAAAGTGTTTGATACCGATTGCGGTAAAATTGCCATTCTTATCTGCTACGATATAGAGTTCCCTGAGTTGTCTCGAATTGTAACTGATAGAGGAGCCAATATAATTTTTACCCCATTTTGTACCGATGACCGTCAAGGCTACCTTAGAGTTCGTTATTCCGCTCAAGCAAGAGCAGTGGAAAATCAGATATATACGGTTATTTCCGGCACGGTGGGCAATCTGACCCATGTGGAGAATATGGATGTACAGTTTGCCCAATCTGCTATTTTTACGCCATCGGACTTGGCATTTCCACCAGACGGTATCGCGGGCGAATGCAGTATCAATACCGAAACCGTGATTGTCGGTGAAGTAGATTTAGAAACATTAAGGCGCAGTAGGCGAAATGGTACTGTAACCCAGTTAAAAGACCGACGTAAAGACTTGTACCGCATTAAAGTGATTGATTAA
- a CDS encoding alpha/beta hydrolase produces MRYRTVQGKNGHNIPCFSAVPKGAKAIITISHGFRGHAGQYNQLADCLIANKYGVYALDHRGHGRAPGEKGHITTYLDFVADMQTLVDFITMEHKLPIFTFGHSMGGLITFLYGIKYPEKIKGQIFSAPALGLPWGTSIIPRWLYGFACKYFSKLRVYPVVSRSASRNEEFLRGLKKDPYVLKYATVGFFCEFFKAISWAKENDRDYRLPCLVLHGKDDKIIPFNRSEEIIKRIPAADKTLKLFPGFYHELMQEPGSCELREIILHWLKARA; encoded by the coding sequence ATGCGATATCGCACCGTCCAAGGAAAAAATGGCCACAATATTCCCTGCTTTAGTGCGGTGCCTAAAGGTGCCAAAGCAATCATAACTATTAGTCATGGATTTCGTGGGCACGCGGGTCAGTATAATCAATTAGCGGATTGTCTTATCGCCAACAAATATGGTGTTTATGCTTTGGACCATAGGGGGCATGGCCGTGCACCGGGTGAGAAGGGGCACATAACTACTTACTTGGACTTTGTGGCTGATATGCAGACCTTGGTTGATTTTATTACCATGGAACATAAACTGCCTATATTTACTTTTGGGCATAGTATGGGCGGGTTGATTACCTTTTTATACGGGATTAAATACCCGGAAAAGATTAAAGGACAAATTTTTTCGGCGCCTGCTTTAGGTCTACCCTGGGGAACAAGCATCATTCCCAGATGGTTATATGGCTTTGCCTGCAAATACTTCTCTAAGTTACGTGTTTACCCGGTGGTTTCGAGAAGTGCCAGTAGAAATGAAGAGTTTCTTCGTGGACTAAAGAAGGACCCATATGTGCTTAAGTATGCTACAGTAGGTTTTTTCTGTGAATTTTTTAAAGCTATCAGTTGGGCCAAAGAGAATGACCGGGATTACCGTCTGCCCTGCTTAGTACTGCATGGGAAGGATGATAAGATTATCCCTTTTAATCGCTCGGAAGAAATTATAAAAAGGATACCGGCTGCGGACAAAACCCTTAAACTCTTCCCAGGTTTTTACCATGAATTAATGCAGGAACCTGGAAGCTGCGAATTAAGGGAAATCATCCTGCATTGGTTAAAAGCCAGGGCATAG
- a CDS encoding methylenetetrahydrofolate reductase C-terminal domain-containing protein has product MKETFQNSLNNKNEMTIAWELVPGRGAREKSQESALKAAEEAAKGDRVHALTITDNPGGNPAILADYLGMEILRMGIEPLVHFSCKDKNRYQMESQLYALNRAEVNNLLVLTGDYPEALEGRRPKPVFDMDSTHTLELITKMNNGLEVQGRKGPIKYHPTSFFTGAAVSPFKATEAEQVTQYFKLEKKVAAGARFIVTQLGYDARKFHEVLQFLKVHNGDIPVLGNLYILSYSAAKLMNQNQIPGCVVPDKLLAKIEEEKDASDKGLEKRLLRAAKMYAVMKGMGFSGVHIGGHNIKYHQVEYIIDKGEELSIDWQDLAAEFDYPIPGGFYYFEKDKASGLNTTKPVNREKLPLNAPVGITYKISRIMHSIFFDPGKPLYRAMKYLSKALDGSILERPFHKLELLLKVGLYDCKDCGDCALPDTGYVCPMSQCPKNQRNGPCGGSNNGFCEVNPDRQCIYVRAYSRLKKYGEEEQLRGTQIPACNWDLYQTSGWKNFYLGRDHAAACPVDKAKDKKIKELAQH; this is encoded by the coding sequence ATGAAAGAAACATTTCAAAACTCACTTAACAATAAAAATGAGATGACCATAGCGTGGGAACTGGTTCCCGGTAGAGGTGCTCGGGAGAAGAGTCAAGAAAGCGCTTTAAAAGCGGCAGAGGAAGCGGCAAAGGGTGATAGAGTCCATGCTTTGACTATTACAGATAATCCCGGCGGAAACCCAGCGATACTGGCAGACTATTTAGGCATGGAAATTCTCCGAATGGGTATCGAGCCGCTGGTTCATTTTAGCTGCAAGGATAAAAACAGGTATCAAATGGAGAGCCAGCTTTATGCGCTTAACCGGGCCGAAGTAAACAATCTTTTGGTGCTTACCGGTGATTACCCGGAGGCACTGGAGGGAAGAAGACCTAAGCCTGTTTTCGATATGGATTCTACCCATACGTTAGAGCTTATTACCAAGATGAATAACGGCCTTGAGGTGCAGGGAAGGAAAGGGCCAATTAAGTATCACCCGACTAGCTTTTTTACCGGTGCAGCGGTATCCCCGTTTAAGGCCACTGAAGCGGAACAAGTGACCCAGTATTTTAAACTTGAAAAAAAGGTCGCTGCCGGGGCCCGATTCATTGTTACCCAACTCGGCTATGATGCGAGAAAGTTCCATGAGGTCCTGCAATTTCTTAAAGTGCACAATGGTGATATTCCGGTCTTGGGGAATCTTTATATCTTGTCTTATAGCGCAGCAAAACTAATGAATCAAAACCAAATTCCTGGTTGTGTGGTGCCGGATAAGCTACTGGCAAAAATTGAAGAAGAAAAAGATGCATCAGACAAGGGCTTGGAAAAAAGATTATTAAGAGCAGCCAAGATGTATGCCGTTATGAAAGGTATGGGTTTTAGCGGCGTGCATATCGGCGGTCATAATATAAAGTATCATCAGGTAGAGTATATCATCGATAAGGGTGAAGAACTAAGCATTGATTGGCAGGATTTAGCGGCTGAATTTGATTATCCGATTCCAGGAGGATTTTATTATTTTGAGAAAGATAAAGCAAGCGGGCTGAACACTACTAAGCCGGTAAATAGGGAAAAACTGCCGCTAAACGCACCGGTGGGTATCACTTATAAAATATCACGAATTATGCACAGTATCTTTTTTGACCCGGGTAAACCCCTTTATCGGGCCATGAAGTATCTATCAAAAGCCCTGGATGGGTCAATACTTGAAAGACCTTTTCATAAGCTGGAATTACTGTTGAAAGTAGGACTGTATGATTGCAAAGACTGTGGCGACTGTGCCCTGCCTGATACTGGGTATGTATGCCCTATGTCTCAGTGCCCGAAAAACCAACGTAACGGCCCCTGCGGTGGGAGTAACAATGGTTTCTGTGAGGTAAATCCGGACAGGCAGTGTATCTATGTCAGGGCATACTCAAGATTGAAAAAATACGGAGAGGAAGAACAACTACGCGGTACACAAATACCGGCATGTAACTGGGACTTATATCAAACATCCGGCTGGAAAAATTTTTATCTGGGCCGAGACCATGCGGCGGCCTGTCCCGTTGATAAAGCGAAGGATAAAAAGATTAAAGAATTAGCCCAGCACTGA
- a CDS encoding PRK06851 family protein, protein MSEKGSLKKMFPGGNTSIGFYSFYDYIISQETATRIMVIKGGPGVGKSTFMRKISLEFRELGYDVEFHCCSSDNGSIDGLVIDGKVAMIDGTAPHVVDPKNPGAVDEIIHLGDHWQETVIRKFKNEVLAVNKRVGRLFNIAYRSLAEAKVIHDEWESYITESMEFNQVNKLANELLTEIFAQQQADYGYRPKVRKMFGSAITPNGLVNTFDTLLQDICDLYILQGEPGSGKSAVIERVAASANARGLDMELYYCPFDPNKLDCIIIPKLKKAVINGSNPTKFDPGQLPALDTVRFINLDRCSNPEILNLYAAEISQTEVRFDRALNRAISYINKAKAAHDEMEEYYIPAMDFEAIETRRRETVKRIKNYLSE, encoded by the coding sequence ATGTCAGAAAAAGGCAGTCTAAAAAAGATGTTTCCCGGAGGTAACACATCTATCGGTTTTTATTCTTTTTATGATTACATTATCAGCCAAGAGACAGCCACACGCATCATGGTGATAAAGGGCGGCCCCGGCGTCGGCAAATCCACATTTATGCGAAAAATTTCTTTGGAATTTCGGGAATTGGGTTACGATGTAGAGTTTCATTGTTGTTCATCTGACAATGGTTCTATTGATGGCTTAGTTATCGACGGAAAGGTCGCTATGATTGATGGAACAGCACCACATGTTGTTGACCCTAAAAATCCCGGTGCTGTGGATGAGATTATCCATCTGGGTGATCATTGGCAGGAAACTGTTATACGTAAATTTAAAAATGAAGTACTTGCAGTAAACAAGCGGGTGGGGAGATTGTTTAATATTGCCTATCGCAGTCTGGCGGAAGCCAAGGTTATTCATGATGAGTGGGAAAGTTATATTACTGAAAGTATGGAATTTAATCAGGTAAATAAACTAGCTAACGAACTGCTTACAGAAATATTTGCTCAGCAGCAGGCGGATTACGGGTACAGACCAAAAGTAAGAAAAATGTTTGGCAGCGCCATTACCCCTAACGGCCTGGTGAACACCTTTGACACATTGCTGCAGGACATCTGCGACCTCTATATTCTGCAGGGCGAACCGGGTTCCGGTAAATCTGCAGTTATTGAGCGGGTTGCCGCCAGCGCCAATGCCCGGGGGCTGGATATGGAGCTTTACTACTGCCCCTTTGACCCCAATAAGCTTGACTGCATCATTATTCCAAAACTTAAAAAAGCTGTGATAAATGGCTCAAACCCCACTAAGTTTGACCCCGGACAACTGCCGGCTTTGGATACGGTCCGCTTCATCAATCTTGACCGCTGCTCAAACCCGGAAATCCTAAATCTTTACGCCGCAGAAATATCCCAGACAGAGGTACGTTTTGACAGGGCACTGAACAGGGCTATTTCCTACATCAACAAAGCAAAGGCCGCTCATGATGAAATGGAGGAATATTATATACCCGCCATGGACTTTGAAGCCATCGAAACACGGCGAAGGGAAACAGTAAAGCGCATTAAAAACTATCTTAGCGAATAG
- a CDS encoding heterodisulfide reductase-related iron-sulfur binding cluster, translating to MRPAAIFPGCLVTARFPEYERSARTVLTALGYQLENLDETVCCGSNVWESVDGEQWLPAAVNLARAEQQGVNLITLCGSCTNMLTRARQALEQEQIKVQVNQQLRSIGLQYQNGTNVGHVTEVMWHRLEKLREICTFPSKQPVWPTYPCQLRKPEGISDIEDTAAPHIMADILRAVGAHVVQHSAQTDCCGATMALHDPEMAYTMARDKLAASAADELLVTACGNCQLALSRWQPLTTKERPDLRREVSFITDVVAQAIDGAVIPDIKGHQLPKKSILPSASPEECLKCGSCKTVCPAEQKGIASIPSLQMGEEGNPWACTACLECTTSCPQGIDVYQNGVRMRLDREPQSNYQKAYQNILLHGTVFPLADLREFRQEEGLPPLRFGNLTKIKDKKPIT from the coding sequence ATGCGCCCCGCAGCAATTTTCCCCGGTTGTTTGGTTACCGCCCGTTTTCCGGAGTATGAACGGTCTGCTCGCACAGTATTGACGGCCTTAGGTTATCAGCTAGAAAACTTAGATGAAACGGTTTGCTGCGGTAGCAACGTTTGGGAGAGTGTTGACGGGGAACAGTGGCTGCCCGCAGCGGTAAATCTCGCCCGGGCAGAGCAGCAGGGAGTGAACCTCATTACCCTATGCGGAAGCTGTACCAATATGCTTACTCGCGCGAGGCAGGCACTGGAGCAGGAGCAAATTAAGGTGCAGGTCAACCAACAACTGAGAAGTATCGGCCTACAGTACCAAAATGGGACGAATGTAGGTCATGTCACTGAAGTTATGTGGCATCGGCTGGAAAAGCTGCGGGAGATCTGTACTTTTCCCTCAAAACAGCCTGTCTGGCCTACCTACCCATGTCAATTGCGAAAACCCGAGGGGATTTCAGACATTGAGGATACGGCTGCTCCGCATATCATGGCAGACATTTTACGGGCGGTAGGCGCCCATGTGGTGCAGCATTCGGCTCAAACAGACTGCTGCGGTGCTACCATGGCTCTCCATGACCCGGAGATGGCCTATACCATGGCCCGGGATAAACTGGCTGCTTCGGCGGCGGATGAACTGCTGGTTACCGCCTGCGGTAATTGTCAGTTGGCGTTATCTCGTTGGCAGCCGTTGACCACTAAGGAGCGGCCCGATTTGCGGCGGGAAGTGTCATTTATTACTGATGTGGTGGCCCAAGCTATTGATGGTGCTGTTATCCCGGATATAAAGGGACACCAACTGCCGAAAAAGAGCATACTTCCATCGGCTTCACCCGAGGAATGCCTGAAATGCGGTAGTTGCAAGACAGTATGTCCCGCTGAGCAAAAAGGTATTGCTTCCATTCCCTCACTGCAGATGGGCGAAGAAGGAAACCCGTGGGCTTGTACTGCTTGCCTTGAATGTACGACCTCCTGCCCCCAGGGAATAGATGTATATCAAAACGGGGTGAGGATGCGTCTCGACAGAGAACCGCAGTCGAACTATCAAAAGGCCTATCAGAATATATTACTTCACGGCACAGTGTTTCCTTTAGCAGATTTAAGGGAGTTTCGCCAGGAAGAGGGATTACCGCCTCTCCGGTTTGGTAATTTAACCAAAATTAAAGATAAAAAACCAATAACTTGA
- a CDS encoding hydrogenase iron-sulfur subunit translates to MSDKHDTILVYACRHSAYRAADEAGRKRLTYSPRVEIVPLPCSGAVSVHEIILSLENEADGVIIMGCNQGSCHHQNGNHWAEQRAGEVRKKLDQMGMNQDKVQFINIGPDNAHQFVKAVEQMIISLEEGSSREAAG, encoded by the coding sequence ATGAGTGATAAACATGATACAATTTTAGTTTATGCTTGCCGACATTCCGCCTACCGCGCTGCCGACGAAGCGGGGCGAAAGAGATTGACATATTCGCCCCGGGTGGAAATCGTTCCACTGCCCTGCAGTGGTGCTGTCAGTGTGCATGAAATAATTCTTTCTTTGGAAAACGAGGCGGATGGAGTTATTATTATGGGCTGTAACCAGGGCAGCTGCCATCATCAGAACGGAAACCATTGGGCAGAGCAGCGAGCGGGCGAAGTGCGAAAAAAACTGGACCAAATGGGTATGAACCAAGATAAGGTACAGTTTATCAACATTGGACCCGACAATGCCCATCAGTTTGTCAAGGCAGTAGAACAAATGATTATCAGCCTAGAAGAAGGAAGTTCCCGGGAGGCAGCGGGCTAA